The Trichosurus vulpecula isolate mTriVul1 chromosome 3, mTriVul1.pri, whole genome shotgun sequence genome includes a window with the following:
- the B4GALT7 gene encoding beta-1,4-galactosyltransferase 7 isoform X2, which translates to MFPSRRKAAQLPWGDSRSLLPRKYSVFQLFFACLFLAFLSLLWLQLSCSGDMSQAGQGQELVSPPKACPYEPPVSLEEDPSWAPHRLAVLVPFRERFEELLVFVPHMHHFLSKKKIRHHIFVLNQVDHFRFNRASLINVGFLESGNSTDYIAMHDVDLLPLNEELDYSFPEAGPFHVASPELHPLYHYKTYVGGILLLTKQHYQLCNGMSNRFWGWGREDDEFYRRIKGAGLQLFRPSGIKTGYKTFRHLHDPAWRKRDQKRIAAQKQEQFKLDREGGLNSVRYHLDSRTLVTVAGAPCTVLNIALDCDAADTPWCAFD; encoded by the exons ATGTTCCCCTCCCGGAGGAAGGCGGCCCAGCTCCCCTGGGGGGACAGTAG GTCTCTCCTGCCTCGGAAGTACAGTGTGTTCCAGCTGTTCTTTGCCTGCCTGTTCCTGGCCTTCCTCTCCTTGCTCTGGCTGCAGCTCAGTTGCTCAGGTGACATGAGCCAGGCAGGGCAGGGGCAGGAGCTTGTCAGCCCTCCAAAGGCCTGCCCCTATGAGCCTCCAGTCTCTTTGGAGGAGGACCCCTCCTGGGCGCCCCACCGCCTTGCAGTGCTGGTGCCGTTCCGTGAACGCTTCGAGGAGCTCCTGGTCTTCGTGCCCCACATGCACCATTTCCTGAGCAAGAAAAAGATCCGACACCACATCTTTGTGCTCAACCAAGTGGATCACTTCAG GTTTAACCGGGCATCGCTGATCAATGTGGGCTTCCTGGAGAGTGGGAACAGCACTGACTACATAGCCATGCATGACGTGGACCTGCTGCCCCTCAATGAGGAGCTGGACTACAGCTTTCCCGAGGCAGGGCCCTTCCATGTGGCCTCCCCAGAGCTCCATCCCCTCTATCACTACAAGACCTACGTGGGTGGCATTCTGCTTCTCACCAAGCAGCATTACCAGTTG TGCAATGGGATGTCCAATCGCTTCTGGGGCTGGGGCCGGGAAGATGACGAGTTTTACCGGCGCATTAAAGGAGCCGGTCTCCAG CTTTTCCGTCCCTCAGGAATCAAAACTGGGTATAAAACATTCCGCCACCTACACGATCCTGCCTGGCGGAAGAGAGACCAGAAGCGCATTGCAGCTCAGAAGCAG GAACAGTTCAAGCTGGACCGGGAAGGGGGGCTGAACAGTGTACGTTACCACCTTGATTCTCGTACCCTGGTGACAGTAGCCGGAGCGCCCTGCACAGTTCTCAACATTGCACTGGACTGTGATGCAGCTGACACACCCTGGTGTGCATTTGACTGA
- the B4GALT7 gene encoding beta-1,4-galactosyltransferase 7 isoform X1: MTARSPVPDSTSLAAGFSWGSLLPRKYSVFQLFFACLFLAFLSLLWLQLSCSGDMSQAGQGQELVSPPKACPYEPPVSLEEDPSWAPHRLAVLVPFRERFEELLVFVPHMHHFLSKKKIRHHIFVLNQVDHFRFNRASLINVGFLESGNSTDYIAMHDVDLLPLNEELDYSFPEAGPFHVASPELHPLYHYKTYVGGILLLTKQHYQLCNGMSNRFWGWGREDDEFYRRIKGAGLQLFRPSGIKTGYKTFRHLHDPAWRKRDQKRIAAQKQEQFKLDREGGLNSVRYHLDSRTLVTVAGAPCTVLNIALDCDAADTPWCAFD; this comes from the exons ATGACTGCCCGATCGCCCGTGCCGGATTCCACGTCTCTCGCTGCCGGGTTCTCCTGGGG GTCTCTCCTGCCTCGGAAGTACAGTGTGTTCCAGCTGTTCTTTGCCTGCCTGTTCCTGGCCTTCCTCTCCTTGCTCTGGCTGCAGCTCAGTTGCTCAGGTGACATGAGCCAGGCAGGGCAGGGGCAGGAGCTTGTCAGCCCTCCAAAGGCCTGCCCCTATGAGCCTCCAGTCTCTTTGGAGGAGGACCCCTCCTGGGCGCCCCACCGCCTTGCAGTGCTGGTGCCGTTCCGTGAACGCTTCGAGGAGCTCCTGGTCTTCGTGCCCCACATGCACCATTTCCTGAGCAAGAAAAAGATCCGACACCACATCTTTGTGCTCAACCAAGTGGATCACTTCAG GTTTAACCGGGCATCGCTGATCAATGTGGGCTTCCTGGAGAGTGGGAACAGCACTGACTACATAGCCATGCATGACGTGGACCTGCTGCCCCTCAATGAGGAGCTGGACTACAGCTTTCCCGAGGCAGGGCCCTTCCATGTGGCCTCCCCAGAGCTCCATCCCCTCTATCACTACAAGACCTACGTGGGTGGCATTCTGCTTCTCACCAAGCAGCATTACCAGTTG TGCAATGGGATGTCCAATCGCTTCTGGGGCTGGGGCCGGGAAGATGACGAGTTTTACCGGCGCATTAAAGGAGCCGGTCTCCAG CTTTTCCGTCCCTCAGGAATCAAAACTGGGTATAAAACATTCCGCCACCTACACGATCCTGCCTGGCGGAAGAGAGACCAGAAGCGCATTGCAGCTCAGAAGCAG GAACAGTTCAAGCTGGACCGGGAAGGGGGGCTGAACAGTGTACGTTACCACCTTGATTCTCGTACCCTGGTGACAGTAGCCGGAGCGCCCTGCACAGTTCTCAACATTGCACTGGACTGTGATGCAGCTGACACACCCTGGTGTGCATTTGACTGA
- the LOC118840865 gene encoding homeobox protein EMX1-like produces MPRNSGPGARREVARGSRPFPGSSMFTSARRGFSIEALVGTSTEPLLRPAPARPCASPAWGAARLLVPESPAAPDRGAGGVLGPPPPCPRDLCSCCPWLLRSLLWTPSFPGEARSAERLLLCGPFTRKPKRIRTAFSPSQLLRLERAFEKNHYVVGAERKQLANSLCLTETQVKVWFQNRRTKHKRQKMEEECPTAEEKRKSGPLMSQWQVASRQGIDEDIDVTSEN; encoded by the exons ATGCCGCGCAATAGTGGCCCAGGAGCCCGCAGAGAGGTGGCTCGGGGCAGTCGGCCTTTCCCGGGCTCCAGTATGTTCACCTCCGCCCGAAGAGGCTTCTCCATCGAGGCGCTCGTGGGCACCTCCACGGAGCCACTGCTGCGCCCCGCGCCCGCCAGGCCCTGCGCCTCCCCAGCCTGGGGGGCTGCCCGCCTGCTGGTCCCGGAGTCTCCCGCTGCCCCGGACCGCGGAGCCGGTGGTGTCCTGGGTCCGCCCCCGCCCTGCCCCCGGGACCTGTGCAGTTGTTGCCCCTGGCTTCTCCGAAGCCTCCTGTGGACGCCGAGCTTCCCGG GAGAAGCTCGTTCTGCTGAGAGACTGCTGCTTTGTGGGCCCTTTACTCGAAAGCCCAAAAGGATCCGCACAGCTTTCTCCCCATCCCAGCTGCTGAGGCTGGAAAGAGCCTTTGAGAAAAACCATTATGTAGTGGGAGCAGAGAGGAAGCAGCTTGCAAACAGCTTGTGTCTAACGGAAACTCAG GTGAAAGTATGGTTCCAAAACCGTCGAACAAAACACAAAAGgcagaagatggaggaggaatgCCCAAcagcagaggagaagaggaagagtggACCTCTTATGAGTCAGTGGCAGGTGGCCTCAAGGCAGGGCATTGACGAGGACATTGATGTGACATCCGAGAATTAG